One window from the genome of Jiangella alba encodes:
- a CDS encoding RNB domain-containing ribonuclease, with protein sequence MPRRVVRLRDEVLSADGETLRAGVAAIQAELDVAPEFPPEVEQAAQRAAKSPRLPDLDRTDLPFVTIDPATAQDLDQALHIEKSDAGYTVHYAIADVGAFVSPGDPLDEEAHKRGETLYGADSKVPLYPKALSEDAASLLADQVRPALLWTIELDGDGGTVAARVERARVRSRAKLSYAEVQEQLDNGTADPVFTLLKEVGERRQAQEAERGGVSLPLPEQEVRVDGEHWSLAFRQQHPVEQWNAQISLLTGMTAATFMVTAKTGLLRTLAPADPRDVKRLRRTARALRIDWPDDENYPAFVRSLDPATSSHAAMLVACTRLLRGSGYVGFAGELPEHTGHSAIAADYAHVTAPLRRLVDRYAGEICVALSAGDAVPGWVVDRLGELPKTMQGSTRRANQYERAVLDLVEAAVLHAHVGESFDGVVVEVDDRDQRKGDVTIREPAVEAPISDGAELPLGTDVRARLAAADPATRTIRFELA encoded by the coding sequence GTGCCCAGACGTGTGGTGCGGCTGCGTGACGAGGTGCTGTCCGCCGACGGCGAGACGCTGCGGGCGGGGGTGGCGGCCATCCAGGCCGAGCTCGACGTCGCGCCGGAGTTCCCGCCGGAGGTCGAGCAGGCGGCGCAGCGGGCCGCGAAGAGCCCCCGCCTCCCGGACCTCGACCGCACCGACCTGCCGTTTGTCACCATCGACCCGGCGACGGCGCAGGACCTCGACCAGGCGCTGCACATCGAGAAGAGCGACGCCGGGTACACCGTCCACTACGCCATCGCCGACGTCGGCGCGTTCGTCAGCCCCGGCGACCCGCTGGACGAGGAGGCGCACAAGCGCGGCGAGACGCTCTACGGCGCCGACTCCAAGGTGCCGCTCTACCCGAAGGCGCTGTCCGAGGACGCCGCGTCGCTGCTGGCCGACCAGGTGCGCCCGGCGCTGCTGTGGACCATCGAGCTGGACGGCGACGGCGGCACGGTCGCGGCCCGGGTCGAGCGGGCCCGGGTGCGCAGCCGCGCGAAGCTGTCGTACGCCGAGGTGCAGGAGCAGCTCGACAACGGCACCGCCGACCCGGTGTTCACCCTGCTGAAAGAGGTCGGCGAGCGCCGGCAGGCGCAGGAGGCCGAGCGCGGCGGCGTCTCGCTGCCGCTGCCCGAGCAGGAGGTCCGCGTCGACGGCGAGCACTGGTCGCTGGCGTTCCGGCAGCAGCACCCGGTCGAGCAGTGGAACGCGCAGATCTCGCTGCTGACGGGCATGACGGCGGCGACGTTCATGGTGACGGCGAAGACCGGCCTGCTCCGCACGCTCGCACCGGCCGACCCGCGCGACGTCAAGCGGCTGCGGCGCACCGCGCGGGCGCTGCGCATCGACTGGCCCGACGACGAGAACTACCCCGCGTTCGTCCGCTCCCTCGACCCCGCCACGTCCAGTCACGCCGCCATGCTGGTCGCGTGCACGCGGCTGCTGCGCGGCTCCGGCTACGTCGGGTTCGCCGGCGAGCTGCCCGAGCACACCGGCCACTCCGCCATCGCCGCCGACTACGCGCACGTGACGGCGCCGCTGCGGCGGCTGGTCGACCGGTACGCGGGCGAGATCTGCGTCGCGCTGAGCGCGGGCGACGCCGTGCCGGGCTGGGTCGTCGACCGCCTCGGCGAGCTCCCGAAGACCATGCAGGGCTCCACCCGCCGGGCCAACCAATACGAGCGCGCCGTCCTCGACCTCGTCGAGGCGGCCGTCCTGCACGCGCACGTGGGCGAGAGCTTCGACGGCGTCGTCGTCGAGGTCGACGACCGCGACCAGCGCAAGGGCGACGTCACGATCCGCGAGCCCGCGGTCGAGGCGCCCATCAGCGACGGCGCCGAGCTGCCGCTCGGCACCGACGTCCGCGCCCGGCTGGCCGCCGCCGACCCCGCGACGAGGACGATCCGCTTCGAGCTGGCGTAG
- a CDS encoding Xaa-Pro dipeptidyl-peptidase, with the protein MAQRRHRTRAGAALAAAGVCTAALLTAANGAAGAAPAPAPAPAEPTFVDGLAQPVFTGPFIQHELWVETEFDTDGDGELDRMHVDVTRPAETDGAGLEVPVVYESSPYYSGTASTNTRFFWNVNVELGAQPPLRTSPDALPDAARAPGGTSPRISSSLINTWVPRGFAVVHSESPGSGLSDGCPTVGGPNESLAPKAVVDWLNGRARGFTSADGDEEVTAYWSTGRVGMTGTSYNGTLPLAAATTGVEGLEVIIPVAPNTSYYHYYRSNGLVRNPGGWLGEDVDYLFDYINSGDLEKRQYCRDTVRDVMQAEHDRVTGDYNDFWAGRDYLNQLDDVRAAVLMAHAFNDWNVVPEHSVRISEALEAKGVTVHEYFHQGGHGGNPPLDMMNRWFSQYLYGQDNAIEDDQNTAFIVRNELGGSTVTPYADYPNPAASTATLNLRAGGATAGGLTSLALADDATETLVDAGTNACNAGALATAPSQHRLLYTTPTLTENVHLSGTTEVTVRMAASKARANLTVALVKLPWTGDSACASSTQRPTTSVITRGWADPLNRDSLTEEKPLTPRQFVDVTVPLQPDDQVIPAGSQIGLMIWSTDSEFTLRPQPGTELSVDLAGTTVELPVVGGPLALPICGDQDTRATVVIDGADTGVPNHPLAGTCTVNDHVLDDQDWPNHGAFVRHTTELADQLAAAGLISGRERGALVRTAAQSDVG; encoded by the coding sequence ATGGCCCAGCGCCGACACCGGACCAGAGCCGGCGCGGCACTCGCCGCCGCCGGCGTCTGTACAGCCGCCCTGCTCACCGCCGCGAACGGCGCGGCCGGCGCCGCACCCGCCCCCGCGCCCGCGCCCGCCGAGCCCACGTTCGTCGACGGGCTGGCGCAGCCGGTGTTCACCGGACCGTTCATCCAGCACGAGCTCTGGGTCGAGACGGAGTTCGACACCGACGGCGACGGCGAGCTGGACCGCATGCACGTCGACGTCACCCGGCCGGCCGAGACCGACGGCGCCGGCCTCGAGGTGCCGGTCGTGTACGAGTCCAGCCCGTACTACTCGGGCACGGCGAGCACGAACACCAGGTTCTTCTGGAACGTCAACGTCGAGCTGGGCGCCCAGCCGCCGCTGCGCACGTCGCCGGACGCGCTCCCGGACGCCGCCCGCGCGCCGGGCGGCACCAGCCCGCGCATCTCGTCCAGCCTGATCAACACCTGGGTGCCGCGCGGCTTCGCCGTCGTCCACTCCGAGTCGCCGGGCAGCGGGCTGTCCGACGGCTGCCCGACGGTCGGCGGGCCGAACGAGTCGCTGGCGCCGAAGGCGGTCGTCGACTGGCTGAACGGCCGGGCCCGCGGCTTCACCAGCGCCGACGGTGACGAGGAGGTGACGGCCTACTGGTCGACCGGCCGGGTCGGCATGACCGGCACGTCGTACAACGGGACGCTGCCGCTGGCCGCCGCGACCACCGGCGTCGAGGGCCTCGAGGTGATCATCCCGGTCGCACCGAACACGTCCTACTACCACTACTATCGGTCCAACGGCCTGGTGCGGAACCCGGGCGGCTGGCTCGGCGAGGACGTCGACTACCTGTTCGACTACATCAACAGCGGCGACCTGGAGAAGCGGCAGTACTGCCGCGACACCGTCCGCGACGTCATGCAGGCCGAGCACGACCGCGTCACCGGCGACTACAACGACTTCTGGGCCGGCCGCGACTACCTGAACCAGCTCGACGACGTGCGCGCGGCGGTGCTGATGGCGCACGCGTTCAACGACTGGAACGTCGTGCCCGAGCACAGCGTCCGCATCTCCGAGGCGCTCGAGGCCAAGGGCGTCACCGTCCACGAGTACTTCCACCAGGGTGGACACGGCGGCAACCCGCCGCTGGACATGATGAACCGCTGGTTCTCGCAGTACCTCTACGGCCAGGACAACGCCATCGAGGACGACCAGAACACCGCCTTCATCGTCCGCAACGAGCTCGGCGGCAGCACCGTCACCCCGTACGCCGACTACCCGAACCCGGCGGCCTCCACCGCGACGTTGAACCTGCGGGCCGGCGGGGCGACGGCGGGCGGCCTGACCTCGCTGGCGCTGGCCGACGACGCCACCGAGACGCTGGTCGACGCCGGGACGAACGCTTGCAACGCGGGCGCGCTGGCCACGGCGCCGTCGCAGCACCGGCTGCTCTACACCACGCCGACGCTGACGGAGAACGTCCACCTGTCCGGCACCACGGAGGTGACGGTGCGCATGGCGGCCTCGAAGGCGCGGGCCAACCTGACCGTCGCGCTGGTGAAGCTGCCGTGGACCGGTGACTCCGCCTGCGCGTCGAGCACCCAGCGCCCCACCACGAGCGTCATCACCCGCGGCTGGGCCGACCCGCTGAACCGCGACTCGCTCACCGAGGAGAAGCCGCTCACGCCCAGGCAGTTCGTCGACGTGACGGTGCCGCTGCAGCCGGACGACCAGGTGATCCCGGCCGGCTCGCAGATCGGGCTGATGATCTGGTCGACCGACTCGGAGTTCACGCTGCGCCCGCAGCCGGGCACCGAGCTGTCCGTCGACCTCGCCGGCACGACGGTCGAGCTGCCGGTCGTCGGCGGCCCGCTGGCGCTGCCGATCTGCGGCGACCAGGACACCCGCGCGACCGTCGTCATCGACGGCGCCGACACCGGCGTCCCGAACCACCCGCTGGCCGGCACCTGCACCGTCAACGACCACGTCCTCGACGACCAGGACTGGCCGAACCACGGCGCGTTCGTCCGGCACACGACCGAGCTGGCCGACCAGCTGGCCGCGGCCGGCCTGATCAGCGGCCGCGAGCGCGGTGCGCTGGTCCGCACGGCCGCGCAGTCGGACGTCGGGTAA
- a CDS encoding purple acid phosphatase family protein, with product MSDVRKRGPFGSRRAAGAAVGAALLGGGLIAVPAAVGADSEPPVKVPDAEVYEPSALPDRVILVPTTTPATSQKVTWRSETGGEYAQAQILEAPIALGDVKPAEGAVRTVMAGSTNPVNTSLGYASIYHEVEFTGLEPDTRYTYRVGDGVNWSEWIDFTTAADGFEPFSFIYYGDMQNYIDSAGPRVFRQAFADRPEAKVIVNAGDLVNTANSELEWGQWHAADGFINSQVNNISVTGNHEYSGGQLSTFWQPTFPNPENGPDFGADATNAALRNTIYSVDYQGVRFIGLNTNVQSQAPIMAAQTAWLEQQLADNPNKWTVVTFHHPVYSVASGRNNPVVRNQWGPLFEQYGVDLVLQGHDHTYGRGSTTASRRSVTVHDSTVYATSVSGGKMYDAVDSNWVDNGADQMSIGQDMQLYQMIDVTADSITYEARYANGEHHDGVTIRKNDAGERTVQEIRTPENTVGEQVATDTTAVDFKGTVNVSAWGYEPGETVNVYVRNVERGQDVLVGEATADELGRLLELPVTFPSSAKKLSTQVVYLESVNQQITSPEITVNR from the coding sequence GTGAGTGACGTGAGGAAGCGCGGGCCGTTCGGCTCGCGCCGTGCGGCCGGCGCCGCTGTCGGCGCCGCGCTGCTGGGTGGCGGCCTGATCGCCGTTCCGGCCGCAGTCGGTGCGGACAGCGAGCCCCCGGTCAAGGTGCCCGACGCCGAGGTGTACGAGCCGTCGGCGCTGCCGGACCGGGTCATCCTGGTCCCGACGACGACCCCGGCCACCTCGCAGAAGGTGACCTGGCGCTCGGAGACCGGCGGCGAGTACGCGCAGGCGCAGATCCTGGAGGCGCCGATCGCCCTGGGCGACGTGAAGCCGGCGGAGGGCGCCGTGCGCACCGTCATGGCCGGCTCGACAAACCCGGTCAACACCAGCCTGGGTTACGCGTCGATCTACCACGAGGTGGAGTTCACCGGCCTGGAGCCGGACACCCGCTACACCTACCGCGTCGGCGACGGCGTCAACTGGAGCGAGTGGATCGACTTCACCACGGCCGCCGACGGGTTCGAGCCGTTCTCGTTCATCTACTACGGGGACATGCAGAACTACATCGACTCCGCCGGCCCGCGGGTGTTCCGGCAGGCCTTCGCCGACCGCCCGGAGGCGAAGGTCATCGTCAACGCCGGCGACCTCGTGAACACGGCCAACAGCGAGCTCGAGTGGGGCCAGTGGCACGCCGCCGACGGCTTCATCAACAGCCAGGTCAACAACATCTCGGTCACCGGCAACCACGAGTACAGCGGCGGCCAGCTGTCGACGTTCTGGCAGCCGACGTTCCCGAACCCGGAGAACGGCCCGGACTTCGGTGCCGACGCCACCAACGCCGCCCTGCGCAACACCATCTACTCGGTCGACTACCAGGGCGTCCGCTTCATCGGCCTGAACACCAACGTCCAGAGCCAGGCGCCGATCATGGCCGCGCAGACCGCGTGGCTGGAGCAGCAGCTGGCGGACAACCCGAACAAGTGGACCGTCGTGACGTTCCACCACCCGGTCTACTCGGTCGCGTCCGGCCGCAACAACCCGGTCGTCCGCAACCAGTGGGGCCCGCTGTTCGAGCAGTACGGCGTGGACCTCGTCCTGCAGGGCCACGACCACACCTACGGCCGCGGCAGCACCACCGCCTCGCGCCGGTCGGTGACCGTCCACGACAGCACCGTGTACGCGACCTCGGTGTCGGGCGGCAAGATGTACGACGCCGTCGACAGCAACTGGGTCGACAACGGCGCCGACCAGATGTCCATCGGCCAGGACATGCAGCTCTACCAGATGATCGACGTCACGGCCGACAGCATCACCTACGAGGCGCGCTACGCCAACGGTGAGCACCACGACGGCGTCACCATCCGCAAGAACGACGCGGGCGAGCGCACCGTTCAGGAGATCCGCACGCCGGAGAACACCGTCGGCGAGCAGGTCGCCACCGACACGACCGCCGTGGACTTCAAGGGGACGGTCAACGTGTCGGCGTGGGGTTACGAGCCGGGCGAGACGGTGAACGTCTACGTCCGCAACGTCGAGCGCGGCCAGGACGTGCTGGTCGGCGAGGCGACGGCGGACGAGCTGGGCCGCCTGCTCGAGCTGCCGGTGACGTTCCCGTCGTCGGCGAAGAAGCTGAGCACGCAGGTCGTGTACCTGGAGAGCGTGAACCAGCAGATCACCAGCCCGGAGATCACCGTCAACCGGTGA